CCACGCTGATGCGGTTGCAGCGACCAGATTGTGGCTCCGAGCACGGCGACCGACAAGCCGCCGACGAGGATGGCCAGCGTGCGCCGATTCAGTCGTGTGACCGGACGCGGCTGGGCGCGCAGTGCCACTGCCTCGGGTGCGACCTTGCCCGCCTGCGGTGCAAGATCAGGGGAATCGTCCTGGTTCATGGTCAGTTCCTCCGCGTGCCACCCGAAACCCCGTCCGTGCGCTCGATCCGCACCACGTCGCCCTTGTCCCCGCCAAGACGCAGCTCGGCCGCACCGAACAGCCGATCCACGATGTAGTACGGCGCGCGGAAGCGGTAGTTCACCAGTTGCCCGTCGCCCTGCGCGCCAATGACGAATAGAGGCGGCAACTCGCCTTGGGCGATACCGGGCGGGAACTGGATGTAGACCTTCTCGCCATCGTCAAAGGCGCGCAGCGGCTTCCACGGCGGATTGCTGCCGCTGACAGCGTAGCGGAAACGGATCTTCTCCAGCGACAGGCCGGCATCGACCGGCGCGGCGGTGCTGGCCGCCTGCGCCTGGCGCTGCAAGGCCAACATCTTGTCCTTCGGGTATTCCCAGGACACCGACGCCATCCATGTCTTCTCGGTCGAAGTCAGCTCCAGCAGGTAGGTGCGCCGGCTGGTGGTGATGACCAGATTGGTCTTCAGGCCCGAGCGGATCGGCTTGACCATCACATTGACGCGCAGCGCATCGCCGCTGCCGCTCGATGTATCTCCGACGATCCAGCGCACCGTATCGCCGGCGGCCACCGTCACCAGTTCCTCACCGGGCTGGAGCGCGATCACCGTCACGCGGCCCACGGCCGCATAGACCTGATACAGCGCGCCATCGGTGAAGGGCCACACCTGAATTGCATTGACGTAGCCCTCGCGTGTCGGCGCGATGCGCGCCTCGGCGTTGGCACGAGCCACGCGCACGGTTTCATCGGCGGGTTCCGGCGTGGGCTTGTCATCCGGCACAGGTTTCATCTGCGCCGGCATCGGCAACACCTGCGGCACGGCCACCACTTCCACCGGCTTCGGCGGCTCGGGCAGCGGTTGGGCCCGCACCGGCTCATCGAGCGAGATGGACGGCGGTGGCTTGCCCTGCGTAGCGCAGCCCGCGAGGACAAGCAGCATCACAGGCAAGACGGATTTACGGAAAAGATCATTCATGGCTTGGCTCCTTCGTTTCCTTCCAGTTCGCGGCTCCACGACAGGCCGTTGACGTAAATGCCCAAGGGGTTCTTGCGCAGGCGCTGCTCGGTGCGCGGCGTCTGCTGCACGATGGAAGCCACGGCGTTCCAGCGCTCGGTGCGATCCAGCGCGCCGTTGACGAAGTGCGTCTCCGTCCAGCGCACGTTGAACGACGTGTCGCTGGCGCGGGTCACACTGGTGATCTGCACCGTCACCGACTCCTTGCCGATGCGCGCGAACGGATCGTTCACGCGGGCGTATTCGTTGAGCACGACTGCACCCTTGTCGGTTGTGTAGTCGTAAGCGTCGAGCCAGTTCTGCCGCACCACGATGGGGTCGATGGACAGGCTGCGCACCAGGCCGATGAAACGGCCCAGGTGGTACGCGATCTGCGCATCGCTGGGCCGGTACGGCGTGGCAGCTTCGCCGACAGCGCGTACCTGGCCCGCGTTGTCCACCTCGATGACGTAGGGCGTCACGATGGACTGCGCCGAGCGCCAGACCAGGCCGCCCGCCATCAGCACGGCCAAGGTGAGGCAGCCCAGTGCCATGAAACGCCAGTTCTTCGCCTGCACACGGGCCGAGCCGATGCGCTCGTCCCAGACTTGCGCCGTGGATTGGTACGGGGTGGCAGGCTGCGGCGTGTCGCCATAGCGCACCTGCGGTCTTTTGAATCGCATGGGAGTTCTCCTTGAGGATCAGGAATCGCTTCATTCATCGGTGTTGCGCAGGCTTGGCCCCTGGCTGGAGCTGCCGCCATCGCCGCCGCGCAGCGTGTGGGCGGCGGTCGTCGCGGCATGGGTGAGCTGTTGCCTGCGATGCAGGCGCTTGGCCCAGGCGGGTTGCGCAGTGGATGGGGTTGGCTCGTTTGCCGCCTGCGCGGCACCGGCCCCCGACGCCGATCCGGCGTCATCGGGCCGGAAGGCAGCGGCGACACACTCTTTCATTGAGCGTGCGCCCTCGGCCACCTTCTGCCCGGCCGCCTGCGCGCCGGTCTTGGCGACATTGCCTACGCCGGCGGCAGCACCCTTGAGGCCGCCACCAGCGGATGCGGAACCTGCCTGAAACGCCGACCGCGCGCTGCTGGCGGCTCCGGTGGCGGCACGCGCTCCACTGCCGGCCAGCTTGGCGGCAGCGGGCGCCATGCGCGCCCCGGCGGCTACTGCGCCACCAACGCCCGTGGCCGCAGCGCCCACGGCAACAGCAGCGCCGGCGGCGCCCAGCGCCGCACCGGCCATTGCACCTGCGCCGAGCTGCGGGCCGCCCGACACCAGTCCGGTGGCAATGCCCGGCCCAAAAATGCCCAGGGCCAGCATGGACAGCGAGGCCAGCATGATGACCAGCACCCGGTCGATGGAAGGTTCGGAGCCAGGCGGTATCCTGAATTCGGTGAACAGCCCCGAACCGATGCCCACAATGACGGCCAACACCAGAACCTTGATGCCCGCCGATACCACGTTACCCAGCACCTTCTCGGCCAGGAACGCGGTCTTGTTCCACAGCGCAAACGGCACCAGCACGAACCCGGCCAGCGTGGCCAGCTTGAACTCGATCAGCGTGATGAAGAGCTGCACCGCCAGCACGAAAAAACTGACGATGACCACCAGCCAAGCGAAGAACAGCACCACGATCATGTCGAGGTGGACGAACACCTCGGGGAAGCCTGCCAGATCACCGATCTGCTGAAGGATGGGCGCTGCCACATCCAGCCCTGTCTTTGCGAGCCACCCCGGTTGCAGGAAGCGGCCCATGCTCAGGGTCGAACCGCTGGCTGTCAGTCCCAGCCCAGCAAACGACCGGAACACGATGCCCGCCAGGGCATTGAAGTTTCCGATGATGTAGGCGAAGGCGCCCACGTAGAGCACCTTGCGGATCAGCTTGGCCATGACGTCCTCGCCCTGGCCGCTGGCATGGCCCATGGCCCAGAACAAGCCCGCCAGCGTCATGTCGATGACGATCAGCGTGGCCGTGAGGAAAGCCACCTCCCCCTGCAGCAGACCGAAGCCCGAGTCGATGTAGCGCGAGAACGTGTCGAGAAATCGGTCGATGACCGTCACGTCGTTCATGACCCGGCCCGTCAGTTGCCGTAGAAGTTGACGGTCTGGGGCGTGTACGGCGTGCCCGCGCCAAGAAAACGTCGCCGCACCTCGCGTCCGCGCTCCGTGGCCGCCGCCTGCCGCGCCAGTTCCAGCGAGGCCGCGCGGTCTTGCGTGATCTGGAGCCGCTGCGTCTGGATCGACTGCTTGGCCTGCAAGGCCAGCAATTGGTTCATGGCCTGCATCGCTTGCAGCGCGCCCTCGGCCGACTGGCTCTTGCCCACGAGGTCGGCCAGCACGCTTTCGTCGTCGCTCAGGTTCTGCGACGCCTGGGCCTGCATCGCTTGCAGCGCGCCCTCGGCCGACTGGCTCTTGCCCACGAGGTCGGCCAGCACGCTTTCGTCGTCGCTCAGGTTCTGCGACGCCTGGGCCTGCATCTGCATGGTGGTTTGCAGGCCGCCCAGCGTGTTCTTCCAACGCTCCTGCGCATCGAGGTACATCTGATTGCCGCTCACCGTGGCGGCGTACTTCTCGGGATACAAACGCGCGAACTCCCGGTCGATGCTCGTCACGTCGTAGGCCAGGCCCTTGGCCTGCGCGATCAGTCGCTGGGTAGTCGCCAGATTGGCGCGCAGTTGGCCGACCACGCTGGACGGCAGGCTGGCCAGATTGCGCGCCTGGTTGATGAGCATCTGCGCTTCGTTCTGGAGCTGGCGGATCTGGTTATTTATCTGCTCCAGTGTGCGAACCGCCGTGAGCGTGTTTTGCACCAGATTGGTCGGGTCGAGCACGATGTCGCCGACGCCGAACAAGGCATGGGCGGGTTGCGCGATGCCAAAGGCGAGCACGCAGGCGGCGGTCAACGCGGCGAGCTTGGGGGTATGCAATTTCATGGCCGGTTCTCCTGGGGGTGGTCAGCGATACGGAGGGAACCCGGCGCGAAGCCGGGGAACGAGGGCAGCAGGTCGGCCGCCCAATCGAGGCCGCGATGGCGCAGCCAGGCGCCCGCGAAGCCGGGCACGCCGGCGTCCTGCGGCACGCGGCCAAGAACCTCATCAATGGCGCGCTGGTCTTGCGGCGTGGAAGCGCCCGCGAAGGCCAGCGTCGCCGGCCCCAGGTCGAGGTCGAACACGCGGTTGCCGAGGCGGGATTGGTAGTAGTAGTCGCGCTTGGGCTGCGCGGTGGCGACGATTTCGATCTGCCGCCTGTTGAGGCCGAAGCCCTGATAGATCGTCTTGATCTGCGGCTCGGTTGCCTGCGGGTTGGGCAGGAAGATGCGGCTCGCGCAGCTTTCGATGATCGCGGGCGCGATGCTCGAATCCTTGATGTCGGCGAGGCTCTGCGTGGCGAAGATGACGCTGACGTTCTTCTTGCGCAGCGTCTTGAGCCACTGGCGGATGCGGGCCGCAAACACCGGGTCATCGAGGAACAGCCAGGCCTCATCGAGGATCAGCAGCGTGGGCGCCCCGTCGAAGCGTTCATCGAAACGCGCAAAGAGGTAATGCAGCACGGCCATGACGGCAGCCTTGCTGTGCATCAGCTCCTCCATCTCGAAGCACTGCACGTCGGCCATGCCCAGCCGGTCATGGTCGGCGTCCAACAGCTTGCCGTGGGCACCGCCGAGCACATACGGCGACAGCGCCTGTCGCAGCGCGTTCGATTGCAGCAGCACCGATAAGCCGGTCATAGTGCGCTGCTCCAACGGCGCACCGGCGAGGCTTCCCAGCGCCGACCAGATAGCCGCCTTCTCGTCGGGGCCGACCGCCACGCCCTCATGCAGCAAGCGGCCTTCGATCCACTCGGCCGCCCAGGTGCGATAGCCCTCGCGGTCGATGCGTGCCAAGGGCTGGAATGCGATCTCGCCATCCATCCCGAGGTCGTAGTGCTCGCCACCCAGGCCCAGGATGGTGGCGCGCATCGAGCGCCCCATGTCGAAGGCGAAGATGCGCGAGCCGCGATAGCGGCGGAACTGCATCGCCAGCGTGGCGAGCAAGACCGACTTGCCCATCCCGGTCGGGCCTGCGACCAGCGTGTGGCCCACGTCGCCGATGTGCGTCACCAGCCGGAACGGTGTGGCGCCATCGGTGCGCGTGACGATCAGCGGCGGGCCGTCGAGGTGGTCGTTCTTCTCCGGCCCAGCCCATACCGCTGACACCGGCATCATGTGCGCGAGGTTCAGCGTCGAGACGATGGGTTGCCGCACATTGGCGTAGGCGTTGCCCGGAATGGACGACAGCCACGCATCCACAGCATTGAGCGTTTCAGGGATGGTGACGAAGCCCCGACCCTGGATGACGCGCTCCACCATGCGCAGCTTCTCGTCTGCGACGGCAGCGTTCTCGTCCATGACGGTGACGGTCGCCGTCAGATAGCCGAAGGCGACTTGATCGCTGCCCAGCTCCTGCAAGGCGGCGTCGGCATCGGCGGCCTTGTTGTTGGCGTCGGTATCGACCAGCGGGCTTTCCTGCTGGAAGATCGTTTCGCGCAGCAGCGCGATGACGTTCTTGCGCTTGGCGAACCACTGGCGGCGCAGGCGTCCCAACTCCCGTTCCGCCTCGGATTTGTCGAGGCAGAGAAAGCGCGTGCTCCAGCAGTACGCAAAACCGAGGCGGTTGAGGTCGTCCAGAATCCCCGGCCAAGTCGAGGTCGGGAAGCCCCGCACCGACACCACGCGCAGGTGCTGGTCGCCCAGCATGGGCGCCAGGCCACCGACCAGCGCGGAATCGGTCAGCAGCGCGTCGATGTGGAACGGCACTTCGGGCACGCCGATGCGGTAGCGTCGCGTCGAGACGGTCGCGTGCAGGTAGGTCAACGTCTGGCTGTCATCGAGCCACGCGATCTCCGGCATCACGCCATCGAGCAGGTCGAAGATGCGATCCGTTTCAGCGACGAATGCGTGCAGCCGTTCGCGCCAATCCACGCCTTCGGTCGGCCGGTTTTCATACAGCAGGCCCGCAGCGCGAGCGCGAGATTCCACGGACGGCAGGAAGGCCAGCGTCAGGTGATAACCACTCTCGAAGTGGTTGCCGGACTCCTCGAAAGCGGCACGGCGTTCCGCGTCCACCAGCCACGACAGCGGTTCAGGAAACTCGGAGTGCGGATAGTCGGCGGCGGCGCGGCGTTCGGCTTCGATGAACAGCGCCCAGCCCGAACCCAGCCTGCGCAGCGCGTTGTTCAGGCGCGCCGATGTGGCGATCAGCTCGCCCTGTGTCGCGCTGTCGAGGTCAGGCCCGCGAAACCGGGCCGTGCGCTGAAAACTGCCGTCCTTGTTCAAGACGACGCCCGGCGCCACCAGTCCGGCCCAGGGCAGCCAGTCGGCGAGCAGCGCAGGACGCTGGCGGTATTCGGCGAGGTTCAGCATCGCGGCGTCCTCCCCTACACGTCCAGCAGCGACTGGTGCTTGATGTGCCGCGCGAACACGGCCATGAACTGCGGATCGACGCGCGCGCCCCATACTGCGAGCGAATGGCCGACGATCCAGAGCACCACGCCGGGAATCCACAGTTGCAGGCCCAGCCCGACAGCGGCGGCCAAGGTGCCATTGGCGATCGCCACGGTGCGCGGTGCGCCGCCCAGCAAGATCGGCTCGGTGAGCGAGCGGTGCAGCGGCACCTCGAACCCGGCCGCGAAAGTGTCCGGGCCGCTCATACGACGGCCCCGCCCGAGAAGCTGAAGAACGACAGGAAGAAGCTCGAAGCGGCGAACGCGATGGACAAGCCAAAGACGATCTGGATCAGCTTGCGGAATCCGCCCGACGTGTCGCCGAACGCGAGCGCCAGGCCCGTGGCGATGATGATGATGACCGCGACGATGCGCGCCACCGGACCCTGGATGGATTCGAGGATGGATTGCAGCGGCCCTTCCCAGGGCATCGAGGAGCCGGCAGCCTGCGCAGTGCCCGCAAGCAGCAGCATGAAGGCAGCGAGCATCAAGCCTTGCATGGCCGGGCGAGCCAGGCCATCCAACCGCGCGGGACTGGAGCGGCGGGAAAGCGGATTTACAGAAATACGGAAAGCATCAACGTGCGTCATGGCAGTTCTCCAGAGTTGTCAGGGGACAGAGAAGAAAGGTCGGACTGCGGCAGCAGCTCGGGAAACGGTGTTTCCAGCGCATCCGCCAGTTGGTAGCCCACGCCGTCGAAGCCATTGAGGCGGGCAATGCTCTCGATGCGGCGCTTGCGCCCACGCCCGGCGATATAGATCACGACGTTGACCGCCTCGGCGATCAGTGCACGGGGCGGATTCACCGCCACTTCGAGAATCAGTTGCTCCAGGCGCAACAGCGCGCCCAGCGCGGAGCCGGCATGAATCGTGGCGATGCCGCCCGGATGGCCGGTGCCCCACACCTTGATGAGATCCAGCGCTTCGGCGCCGCGCACCTCGCCGACGACGACGCGATCCGGGCGCAGGCGCATGGAGGAGCGCACCAGTTCCGTCATCGACACGACGCCCGCGCGCGTGCGCAGCGGCACGTGGTCGCGGGCCGCGCATTGCAGCTCCACCGTATCTTCGAGCACAAGCACGCGGTCGCCCGTGGCGGCAATCTCAGCCAGCAGCGCATTGGCGAGCGTGGTCTTGCCACTGCTTGTCGCGCCGGCAATCAGGATGTTCTGACGCTCATGCACGGCGCGCACCAGAAAGCCCGCCTGTTGAGCCGTCAGCATTCCGTCTTCGATGTAGCGCGAAAGTGGAATGACGCCCACGGCGCGCTTGCGCAAGGCGAAGGCCGGCCCAGGCGCTGCGGGTGGCAGGATGCCCTCGAAGCGTTCGCCGGTTTCTGGAAGCTCGGCGGACAGCAGCGGCTGGCCGCGATGCACTTCCGCGCCGACGTGGGCGGCGACAAGGCGGATGATTCGCTCGCCATCGGCCTCGGACAGCTCCACGCCCATCGGCGCGCGGCCCGAGGACAGGCGATCAATCCATAGCGTCCGGTCGGGGTTGAGCATGATTTCCACCACGTCCGGGTCTTCGAGCGCGGCGGCGATCAGCGGCCCCATCGCCGTGCGTAGCATCTGGATCCGGCGATCCAGCGAAGTGGCGGTCATGGACTGCCCTTCAATGGAAATTCGGGCGCTCATGACGCACGCTCCCACGCCTGCGCGTCCGCTGCCGCGTCCTCCATCCGCATGGGGTCGGGATGTAGTTCCTCCACCACGTCGCGCACCAGGCTGCGCCCGCGCAGCAGGTGGCGACCCAACTGCTCCACGAACTGCTCGAAGCGCGCCTTGCCCTGGGCGCGTGCAGCGTCCTGATGCGCTTCAGGTACGGGCGTGCTCACCGTGAGGAAGTAGCGGATGAACAGCGCCAGCGTTTCGATCTGGATGTTCTGGTCGCGCTCCATGCGCTCGGCCTGGCGCGACAGGCGATCCAGCCGCTTGGCAATGGCCGCCTCACGCTGGTCGGCAGCATCGGGCGACAGCCACGATGCGAGCGCCGCCGCGACGATGGACGACTTGGAAACGCCTTTCTTGGCGGCCAGCTCGTCCAGGCGCTTGGCGTGCTCTGGCTGGATGAACAGGTTGAGGCGGTAGTGGCTCATAGCTCGATTCCGTCGTTGGGGTTCAGCGATGCCAGCCGGGCCGTGCGCTGCATGGCCGGATCAAGCTGGCGAGGAAGGGGTAGCGGCAGATCGTCGTCATCGAGCAACGCGAGGTCGGCCGCGGACGCGGCCAACTCGGGGTCGTAGACGACGGCCTCAGTTAGTTCGGGCTGACGGCGTGGGCCGCCTTCATCCGTGGAACCCAGGCCATCGGCGGATGCCGTGGCCGGTGTGGCGGGCACGGCGGGGATCGCCAGCCCGCTCCAGTCGTCGGCCGCGATGGCGGCGCATCGGCGTACTGACTGCCTGCAAGCACAGGCGGCGGCAGCACGCGGTGCTTGAAGTTGGCGTCCGCGTAGTAGCGCAGCTTCTTGGCCTTGATGGGCGCCACGCTGGACACCATCACCACGGCCTCGTCGGGTGGAAGCTGCATGACTTCGCCTGGCGTCAGCAGCGGGCGGGCGGTCTCCTGCCGCGACACCATCAGGTGGCCCAGCCACGGCGCGAGCCGATGCCCGGCATAGTTGCGTTGCGCGCGCAGCTCGGTCGCGGTGCCCAGCGTCTCGGAAATCCGCTTGGCCGTGCGTTCGTCGTTGGTGGCGAACGTCACGCGCACATGGCAGTTGTCGAGGATCGAATGGTTCTGACCGTAAGCCTTGTCGATCTGGTTGAGCGACTGCGCGATGAGGAAGCTGCGGATGCCGTAGCCAGCCATGAAGGCCAAGGCGGTCTCGAAGAAGTCCAGGCGCCCCAGCGCAGGGAACTCATCGAGCATCAGCAGCAGCTTGTGGCGGCGTGTGATGCCATCGCTGCCATCGAGTGATTCGGTGAGGCGCCGCCCGATCTGGTTGAGGATCAGGCGAATGAGCGGCTTGGTGCGCGAAATGTCCGAAGGCGGCACCACCAGGTACAGCGACACCGGGTGCTCGGCCGCGATCAGGTCGGCGATGCGCCAGTCGCAACGCGAAGTGACTTCGGCCACCGTGGGGTCGCGGTACAGGCCCAAGAACGACATGGCCGTGGACAGCACGCCCGAGCGTTCGTTGTCACTCTTGTTGAGCACTTCGCGCGCGGCGGATGCCACCACCGGATGCGGGCCACCACCGTTCTCGTTCACGAGGTGCGGCGTGGTCATCATCCGGTGCAATGTCAGCTCGAAGGGACAGGCCGGGTCGCTGAGGAAGTTGGCGACACCGCGCAGCGTCTTGTCCTCGCCCGCGTAGAGCACATGCAGGATGGCGCCGACCAGCAGCGCGTGCGACGTCTTCTCCCAGTGGTTGCGCCGCTCCAGCGCGCCTTCGGGATCGACCAGAATGTCCGCGATGTTCTGCACGTCCCGCACCTCATGCGTGCCGCGTCGCACCTCCAGCAGCGGGTTGTATGCCGCCGACTTCGCATCAGTCGGGTTGAACAGCAGGCAATGCGAGAAGCGCGAGCGCCAGCCGGCGGTGATCTGCCAGTTCTCGCCCTTGATGTCGTGGATCACAGCCGACGCCGGCCACGACAACAAGGTCGGCACCACCAGGCCCACGCCTTTGCCCGAGCGCGTGGGTGCGAAGGTCAGGACATGCTCCGGGCCTTCGTGCCGCAGGTACTGGCGTTCGTGCTGGCCGAGGAACACGCCGGCCGGCTGCGTGAGTCCTGCCTTGCGAATGTCATCTGCGTTCGCCCAGCGTGCCGAGCCGTAGGTCGTGACCAGGCGCGATTGCCGCGAGCGCCAGATCGACATGCCGATGGCGACCACCACCCCCAGCAAGCCGCTGCCACCCGCGATGGCGCCGCCCGTGTCGAACACACGTGGCGCACAGGCGTCAAAAACGAACCACCACTCGAACAGCCGCCACGGGTGATAGATCGGTGTCCCGAAAAAATCGAACTAGGGCGAGCCAAGGCGTACTTGATAGCCAAGGGCCGTTGCTGTCCATTGTGTGGCGCCCCACACGCCGGCGATCACGATGCCGAATACCACGGCGATCTGACCGAACAGCACGTTCGTCCCTTGCATGACCTGGCCTCCGATTTCTCCTGCGCTGATTCCTCATGGAAGAAGCGGCACAACAACGTGCCGCAGGCGTCAGGATCGGTGCCGGATCAGTGCCGGTCAAAGACCGTTTTAAGCAGAAATGTCGAGCAAAAAGGAAGAATTAGCGCCGTAGCGAGCCAAGGCAAAACGCCGCAAACGCGGGCGCATTGCAGCGCGTCGAGCAAAAAGCGAATGGTGCGTGGCCCATCGGTCACGATCGGCAATTGGGCAGGTTAGAACTTGGGTGGTTCTTTCGGCGGTGTGTAGGGTACGTTGCCATTCCCGTAGAAGCGTTTTCGCGTGGCTTCTGAGACACGATTGCACAGCTCATCACCCATCTTGGCCCTCTCCAGCCTGCATTGCTCGCGCAGCGTCTTGAGGCGCTCTGGATTGGCAGCCAGCGATTCCACAGTTTCCATCGCGGCTGACTCGGGTTTGCCGCAGGCGACAAGAACAATGGCGGCGAATGCCGCAAGCATCACTGAATCACGCATCACACACCTCTCTGAATGGTGGCCGCATCACCGCCTGTCGAGCCGATAAGCTGCAACCGCTCGATGAAGCGCGCCAGCATCTGAGTCGGTTCAGTATCCCGGCGCAGCAGGTAAGTAGTCAACATCGGTGACCTGCCTGCCAAGGGGCGGGCCACCACGTTCAGTTCGCGACTGGATGCAATGTGCGCAGCGCCTGCCAGCCCCAGGGCCAGCCCAGCGGAAACCAGCGTCATCATGACCTCGAACGTCGCTACCCGTTGCGCGATCAACGGCTCCTGCGCTGTCTGCTGGCGCAGGAAGCGATCCACCTGGCGCGCGTGCCCTTCGCAGTTCGCCGGATCACCCAATGCCAATGGGTAGCGCAGAACCTCATCTAACGGAATGCGTTTGTAGACCAATACGGGGTGACGTGCCGGCACCGCCACCATCAGTTGATCGTCCCAGGCTGGTTCTACGAGGATGCCATCACCCGCGTCCTCGGCCATCGAGAATCCGGCGTCGTACAGGTCGTCATGCAGCCCCTTGATCTGCTGGGCCAAAGGCACCTCGAACAGCCGGATTTCCACCTCCGGGTCTTCTTCGCGGCTGTGCGCGAGCAAGGCCGGAAGGCGTGAAGGAGTGATGCCGTCGGACAAGGCGATACGCAACTGACCGTCGAACCCGTTGGCTGCGGCTTGCACACTGTCGCGCGCCTGCTCCAAAGCCGTGAAGACACGCTGCACATGCTCCAGGAACAACTTTCCAGCGCGAGTCAGCCGGGTGCTGCGCGTGGTGCGGGCGAACAGCATCACGCCCAGTTCTTCTTCCAACTCCTTGATAGCCCGCGACAGCGGTGATTGTTCGATATGCAATTTTTCGGCCGCGCGCGCAAAGTGAAGCTCCTCTGCGACTGCGATAAAGCAGCGAAGGTGGCGCAGTTCCATGAGTCAATCCTGTTGGTATTCCAAGCTAGCGTGGCCTGCGCATCAAGACGAAAGCTGCTGGAATCACGAACAGCGACAGCAACGGTGCAGTCACCATCCCTCCCAGCATT
This portion of the Comamonas flocculans genome encodes:
- a CDS encoding LysR family transcriptional regulator, whose amino-acid sequence is MELRHLRCFIAVAEELHFARAAEKLHIEQSPLSRAIKELEEELGVMLFARTTRSTRLTRAGKLFLEHVQRVFTALEQARDSVQAAANGFDGQLRIALSDGITPSRLPALLAHSREEDPEVEIRLFEVPLAQQIKGLHDDLYDAGFSMAEDAGDGILVEPAWDDQLMVAVPARHPVLVYKRIPLDEVLRYPLALGDPANCEGHARQVDRFLRQQTAQEPLIAQRVATFEVMMTLVSAGLALGLAGAAHIASSRELNVVARPLAGRSPMLTTYLLRRDTEPTQMLARFIERLQLIGSTGGDAATIQRGV